The genomic window AGCGCTGGCCATCGAAGCGGATCTCAATGATGCCTTCAGCCATAGACCTTCCCCTGGACAAACAGCGGATGCCGCACCTTGTTCACCGCTAGAAAGATCTCCTCAGCCACCTCCATCCGATGCGCCAGCACCGTCGCTGGCAGTGGGTTGACCACCTCGCGCACCACGGCGGGCTCCAGCGACTGCGCCAGCAGCGCATCGCTCAGCCCCGCGCGCATATCCAGCGCGAGCTGGAACACCGTGTCCGACATCGAGGGCAGCATCTGGTCGATCGCACCCACCACGCTGGCCAGCACCACATCGCGGTCGTTGGCCACCCGATAGTCCGCCAGCGCCACTTGCGCCGCCGCACCCAACAGCAGCTGGCCACGCAGGCTGGCTTCGCGGATCAGATTGCGGCGCAGCGCCGGCGAGTCACCCGAGCCACCCGGCATCACCACCGGCAGCGTGGCCATCGTCACCAAATGTGTGACTAGATTGGGCAGTGCCGTATCGGCGATTAGAGCCGAGGACGCAGTGGCTGCCGACCCAGTCGCCGCCACCGAAGCGTTGCTAATCCCAGCCAATTGAGCTGCGAAACTGCCCACCGAAGCCGCAGAAGGCGTGCTCATTACCTTACCCACGACAGGTGCCTTTTCGACCGCCCCCAGCACATTAGCCAAGGATCGCAGCGCTGCTGCATAGCTGGCAGGCGTGGCCAGCAACACCGCCAAATCAGTCTTGAGTCCATCAATCACATTGCGCACCTGGCTCAATACCGTGAGGGGCAACTGTGCCAGCGAAATAATGGTGCGCAGCTTGTCTAGCTGCATCTGTACCGTGGCAATTAAACTGAGCATTCCCAGATCAGGGATAGCGTCCAGATTGAAGTCGGCCATCACCCCAGTCAGATAGTTGGCACAACTGTAACTGGCCACATCTGCCATATCTGGCGTAGGCATGGCCGCGTCCTTACCGCCCGGCACAAAGTCCACGCTGATGGTGCAATAACCGCCCTTATCGTTGCTTTCGTGGATCGACCAATCGCGCGCACGCACCCACACCTGACCGCGCCACGGATGATCCAACCATGCCGCACCCGGCGTATTCAGCGCCACTAGAAAGGCATCACGGAACAGGTCGTAGTCAAATCCGATGAAGTAGGCATTCAGGCGAAACTCGCCCGATTTCGCGCCCATATCTTCAACCACCGGCTCCTCGCCGCCCGGGTAGTCATGCACCACCAAACGGCGACCGCCCTTGGTATCGTGGCTCTCTGTCAGGAACGGGTTATCCCTGAACCGGGCCGTCACCATCCGATCCGCCCAGCTCATGGGATACCCCACATATTGCCGGTGTTCATCACACTCTTGACCGGGCCGCTAGACTGCATGGACTGGCTCTGCAACACTAGGCCGGGTGCGAGGCCGACCGTCATCTTGGCATTCACATCCACCGGCTTCTGTTCCGCTGGCTTGAGCAGATCCTTGATACCCTCAAAGGCCAGCCCCAGACCACCGCCTACCGCCGCACCGATCGGCCCGCCGAACAGCGCTCCGAACGAAGCTCCGGTCAGGGCTGACGATCCATACCGGCTAATGGCGGACTCCTCCCCGAATGCCTTGTCGAGAGCGTACCCACCCGCTAGGGCAGCAACACCCACGCCACCCGCACGCGCTGTCTTGCCGATGGCAGGCATGTATTTCGATGCGGTGCGAGCGATGGCATTTTCCTTTCCACCCAGCGCCAGCGACGAAAGCCCGGCAGCAGTAGCCAAGGCAGCAAGCGCGCCAGTGGCCAACGTCGTTGCACCGATCAGCACCGGATGCTTATTGGCGATATCGGTGAACATGGCTGCTGTTCGACCAATGGCCGGTGTCAGCCCATCCATCGCACTCTTCTGAGCCGAATCCTTGGCCTGCTCCGCTGCTCGCACCTGGAATGATGCCGTCCCAGACATCACCTCATAGTTCACATCGTTGACGCCGTATTCCTTACGATTGCGCGAGACAGCCGCATCGACATTGCCGACCACATCCTTGTTGCGCAGCCCCATCAGCGCGCCCACGGCCTGCATGTCCTGGAAGTACTTGCCGATCACGCCGCCCTCGGACAACGCCTTGATGGACTCCAGAATCTGCGCCTGCTCACCCTTGTCCTTAGTCTCATTAAGCTTGGCGATGGCGGCCTTCAGGCGCGGGTCTTTTTCGGCCTCACTGTCGATGATGCTCATCCAGGCGGTGACCGCATCATTCCCCTTTAGCCGCTGATTCATCATGTACGTGGTCAAGTCTCCACGTCCAGCCTTCTCGAAGTCCGTCGCAGTATCCTTGGAGGCGAGCTTGGCCAGCAGGTTGCGGACATTGTTCCCCGCCTCATCAGTCGTGCCAGCGGTCAGCACAGAAGCCTGATTCATCGCCAGCACTTTCTGCAACCCGTCCAGCCCCATCATGCCAGCCTTGCCGGCCAATGGCATCTGCTGGGAGAGCCAGCGCGCCATATCCTTGATCTCGAATCCACCCGCCTGACCGGCGGCAGTGATCATGTTGAGCGCCGTCTTCAGTTCACGATCATTGGACACCACCTTCTGACCGACCAACACACTGGCGAGGTTAGATATCTGTGTCGGGTCGGCACCGGCCCCGCTGGCCGTCCTCATCACTGTCGGCAAGAACTCAACCGAACGCTGATACCCTAGGGTGTTCTTGGCGATCATCGCATCCAGCGCCTCAGCAGCCTGCTCGCGGGTTCCACCGCCAATGCCGGGCTGAGTAGATCGATTGATGACCGCCTCCAGCTCCTTCATACCTACCTTGCGACCCGCTGCGTCCCGCTCAGCGTAGGCGGTATTCGCCATGCCAGCCAAGCGTTCATCAAATGACATCGCTGCCTTAGCCGGGGAAGACAGGGTATAGCCAGCCGCTGCCACACCCGCGCCCACGGCAACACCAGTGCGCAGTCGCGAGTTGATCCTCTCGAATCGCTCTGCCTCCTGCGTGACCTTCTTCTGCTCGGCAGTCAGCTTGCCCATCTCGTTGGTGAGACGAGTGATCTTCTCGCGGGTCTTGTCGGCTACGCGAGCAAGCGCATCTTGAGACATCGTGCCGGATGACTCTAGCCGCTTGTAAGCGGCCTCGACCTGCTGAATCTCACGCTGGATGGCGCGCTCAGAACGAACGCCCAACACCTCTCTGGCACGGGATAGGCGCTCGTAACTGGCACGCTGTTGTGAGGTAGATGATTCCGTCTCGCTGGCAGATTTCTTGGCCGCCGCAGCGCTGGCCTCGGTTATCTTTTTGGCGGTCTTTTCCGCCTGCAGCTCGATATTCTTAAGCCCAGCAGTCGCGCCATCTTTCAGAGTGATGCGAGGTTGTACCGACCCATCCGAAACTTTTGCAAGTTCTCCGGCCAATCGAGTTATCCGCGACCGTGCCAAATCGGAAGCACCGGACAACTCACTGGTCGATAATTTTCCGGAAACCTCCAGTCGCCTATAGGCAGCCTCGGTCTGCTGAATCTCACGCTGGATGGCGCGCTCAGAACGAACGCCCAACACCTCTCTGGCACGGGATAGGCGCTCGTAACTGGCACGCTGTTGTGAGGTAGATGATTCCGTCTCGCTAGCGGATTTCTTGGCTGCCGCAGCGCTGGTCTCGGAAACTTTTCGGGTGCTTCTTTCTGCCTGCTGCTCGATATTCTTCAGCCCGGCAGTCGTGCCATCTTTCAGCGTGATGTGTAACTCTGCGCGAACGGCTGGTTCAGACATGAAAAAAGCTCCAGTGGATTTACACCGGAGCTTACGTGCGCGCGAGCGGCGCGGTCAGGCGGGAAATATTTCCCGAGGAAGAGTAGTCAGTCGAAGGTCGTGCCCGACATTGCGGCGGCGATCCCGGCGTACATGAATAGCTTATGCAGTGGCCACGACATGACAACGGGCTCAGGCTGGTGCAATACGCTCATCACCAGCGCCGCCGCCGTCACGATTCGAGTGACTTTTTTTCAGCCGCCTCCTGTTCCGGCGTTTTCGGCTTCGGAAACAGCGCCTCATCAGTCAAGGCTTCCGTTTCATCATCTTCCATCATCTTTTCGGCCATCGCCTCGGCCCTGCGATAATCGACACCATGCAGCCGTCCGATCACCGCCTCGTCCATACCAGTCAGACTAGCGATCAGCGCGATCCGCTGCGCCACGCCGCCGCGTCGGTCGAACGATAAGTAATCTGATGCAATAGGGTGATCACGAAACTTCAGCTCAGTGATAGTCGATTTTCCGAAGGTGATCGGGTGATTAAGTTTCATTTTTGTCCTTTCGATGCATAGAACGCTTCACGCTGAGCCAGCGTAGCGGCTTCATCCCAATCGTCCCCGGTCTCATTGAGCGCCTGGAACACGTTCCCATCAGCATCCTCGATGTGCGCGATGGAGGGGTTATACGTAGATGGTATGTGAGTCGTCATCAGATCCTCCCGGCATTCGAGTTCAACATGAATGCTGTTTGTGCCGCAGCACCATTCACAACGCGCGCTCGGTAATAACGAGTGACGACAACAGCAGACAGCTCAACACTATCTCCCGCGACCATCGGTGCTTTTTTAGCCTGACGCCAAGTAACGTTGTCATTGCTCATATCGATGTACAGCGTCCCTGCTTGATCGGCGAAAACTGTAGCTGTGAATCGGGCGGTAGTGCTACCACCCGAGACGCCAAGATCACGCGCGGTTCCAGTAAATACTCCTGATGCAGCTAGAGGCGTCACCGTATCGTTGTAGAAAATATTGGTTACCAGTATGTTTGCTCCACCTGGCAATACGACAGCTACGGACTGACCCAAGACTCCAACTCCCTGGCCACCCGTGATTTCTACGGGAACCTCATTGATGTCCTGACCGCATACCGCACCCAAAATCAGACTCGTGCTGGATGCAGGAGCCACACCGAGATTCCTCACCCGGATCCGGATGTAGTACTCATCATTGGGGTCTGGGATGTTCCGGGTTCGCACTACGCCGAGATTGCGGCCAGCATTTGAATCCACTGCTTGTGCACGGAACCAGCACTCATCCGGGAAAAGCTGTATTTCCAAGATGCCATCTGCTCCCGTTCCATTGATGTTGTAGGCTCCTGCCCCAGAGCTGGTATTTCCGCCATTCCTAGCATCGACCTTGCCAGTCGTTGGCACCGCACCATCCAGCAGCCATTGCGCCAACATATCTCCCGCAGCGTTCACTGCCTCCAGATAGAACTCCTGATTGGCGATACGCTGGCTCAGGCGCATGATGAACCACAGCCGGAACGGCACCGTGAATGGCGTTTTGCCGGTGATGATGGTCTCCGAGTTCGGGGTGACCCCGCTGACGATCCCCAGCTCACCGTTAGCCACGTTGATGAACATTCCCGCACCTAGTTGTACATTCCACTCACTCTGGTTTAGCCCTGCACCGTTGAAGTCGTCACGAAATGCGGTGACCAGTCCTGAGACTTGAGCTGAACCATTGACATCGTAGCGCTCTGGCCCGCCCAGCGGATTCATGTAGGGAATACGCATGGCTAGGCGATACGCTCAGAGACGTTGGACATGATGGTCATCTTGCTTTCACCACCGTCCACAGGCACAGGATCAGCCACAAAGGCCAAGCTCATCAGATGCACACTGCCATCGGCCAGCCGCACCGTGACATCCTCATCCTTGATGTTATTGAGCGCTTGCGCATTCACACCGGGCAGCAGGTTGAGGTTCAGCTCCAACTTAGCGGCCACCTCAGACTCGGTGTAACCGCCGTCCGAGGCCAGCCGACCGGGCTTATGCTCGCGCTTCTTGCCACTGGGTGTAAACGTGCCGGGCTTATCTGCCAGTGGCAGCTTACCGACTGACGGTGCCGAGACCGTCCGAATGTTATTGATTTGCATTTCAAACCCCTTTCAGTAGATCGTTAAACCGCTTTGCGGAACTGGCCCACACCGGCGAGGATGTAGTACGGCGACAACAGCACCGGCTGATCCGCAAAGTTGAAGCGGCTCGGATCGGTAGGGTGTTGCTCCACCACCAGCGTATCTTTGTAGTAGCCGTACTCCTGTACCCAGCCGTACTCGCGCAGCAGCGTGTTCTGATACAGGCTCAGCAGGTAGGCGCGTACATCGTCCACCGTGGTGATCCGCAGACCGGGGCGATAACCCTCGTTGCTCTTGGCTGCTGCCGATCCGGTGAAGCGCTTGATCGCACCGATGCGCTGCTCATAGCGGATACGCTCCATCACCTCGGCAGTATTGATGTCTAGGAAGGCATCATCGGCAGAACCGTCAGGGCGGAACTGGTACATCGAGATCAGACGCTTGATGAAGCACGATCCGTCCTTAGCCACCGACATCAAGCTCATACCCTTGAACAGCAGGCTGTTGGCGTTCGTCCAGTCATGATTACTCACGCCGAGCATGCCGGGCAGTGGTGTACCCTCCAGCGATTCCACCGGATTATTCACCAGACGTGGCGCAGCAGCGGCACACACGATGGCAGCAGCTTCCCAGGTGGTCGTGGGGTTCAGCTCGATGCTGAGGTTGGAGATGTGCTCGTAGTTCTTGGTCACACCAAATGCCGCCGCAGTGGCGTAGTCACCACGGAAGGTAGTGAAGGCACGGAAGCCCGCTTGGATCGGCGGTAGGTAGCGCGTTTGACTTTCAGCATGCCAAGCGGCCAGCGTGGCAGCATCGTTGATGCCCAGTGCCACATAGCGGTACCAGCGCTGCTGACCCAACATCGCAGACAGATTTCCCGGTACCGGATCACCGGCACCACCCGTCATGGCCACCAGCGTCAGCGCCAGACCTGCCGGAGTAGTCTCACCGTACAGATTGGTGCGCACGTCGATGGCATTGCCGCAGGTGCCCTTATGGCGCGCAGTCAGCGTGACCACAGCGGCCACAGCCGCCGCCGTGACCGGAATATCATTCCCGGCGGCAGTAATCGCTGCCACAATGGCAGTAGCTACAGCCGCCGTGGTCATGACAGGAGTGACTGCCACATTGATGATCTTGCCCGCAATGTACAGCGCCAACGTGCCGTTGGCTGTCGGTGCTGCGGTCGGTGTGATCGTGCCAGTGGCAGCCACCCCAGCGACCAGATCAGCATAGGGCAACATGTACAGATCCAGCGCCGGATCGACTGCACGATACTTAGCGGCCATCTGCGCCAGCATGGAGCCAGCACCGGCCTTGTTGATCGCGTCTTGCACGCCAGCGAGGCGAGTCACCTCACCCGCAGGGGCCGTACCAGTGGCCAGCTTTTGGCCGACCAGCAGCACAGCTGGGATGTCGCCACCCAGACCGGCCTGAGACCCGTCAACAACGATATACGCCCCCGGATAGCGCAGAGCGGCGGGGAGTTGAGGAATGGAAATCATAAAGTGCCTCCTGTTCGATTGATGCTGTTGAAACCTGCCGGGTCAGGCAGGTAGTTATTGATAACGCCTTCAAAACTGTAACGGTCGGCCCAGTACAGGTCGTCTTCGGTGTACTCGATCACGCGGCCACCGCGCCATTTGATGGGGCGCGTGTCCGGCGCGCCTTCCTCTCCGCGCAGCAAGCGGTACACCGCTTGCCGATACTTGAGCAGCTGCTCGTCGGTTTCGCCCGGCTCATGACCGCGCGCATTCTCGATGGCGATCACCACGTCGAATTCGGGCTCATCCGAGTCCAGCCGCTCGCCGATCGGCTCACCCTTATCTGCACTGCGCACCACCCAAGCGGCGGGCAGGGGCAACGCATCCGGGCGAATCTTGGCGTAGGCCGCTGCACCATCGACCTTGCGGAACCACAGCCCGCCAAACCACACGGGCTTATCGGTCAGCATCAAGATGATGGGCTTGAGCGAGATCATCACCAGCCGCTATCAGGTACGGTGCTGCCATAACGACGTGGCGAGCTGGAAAAGATCACCTGATCTTCCGGCAGGGCGGCTTCAGCGACGCTCACCGGTAACAAGTTGAGCTTCCCCTCAGCGTGCGCCTTGAGCGTGGCCACGGCAGCCTCATAAGCATTTTTCACATCGTCCGTCATCCGCTCGGCCCCTTGCAGGTAGTGCATCGCAATGGTCGAGCACAGACGGGCGATCAGCGGACTGGAGGACGTGGCCGGGATGCGGTAGCTCACCAGCAGCTCCGCCGCATCCACCAGCGCCCCGTCGATGGCCGACAGCGCCAGCGTGATCGAAGCGTGCTCCTCACTGGTCAGCGCTGACAGATCACCGCCC from Ferriphaselus amnicola includes these protein-coding regions:
- a CDS encoding DNA circularization protein, which produces MSWADRMVTARFRDNPFLTESHDTKGGRRLVVHDYPGGEEPVVEDMGAKSGEFRLNAYFIGFDYDLFRDAFLVALNTPGAAWLDHPWRGQVWVRARDWSIHESNDKGGYCTISVDFVPGGKDAAMPTPDMADVASYSCANYLTGVMADFNLDAIPDLGMLSLIATVQMQLDKLRTIISLAQLPLTVLSQVRNVIDGLKTDLAVLLATPASYAAALRSLANVLGAVEKAPVVGKVMSTPSAASVGSFAAQLAGISNASVAATGSAATASSALIADTALPNLVTHLVTMATLPVVMPGGSGDSPALRRNLIREASLRGQLLLGAAAQVALADYRVANDRDVVLASVVGAIDQMLPSMSDTVFQLALDMRAGLSDALLAQSLEPAVVREVVNPLPATVLAHRMEVAEEIFLAVNKVRHPLFVQGKVYG
- a CDS encoding phage tail tape measure protein; protein product: MSEPAVRAELHITLKDGTTAGLKNIEQQAERSTRKVSETSAAAAKKSASETESSTSQQRASYERLSRAREVLGVRSERAIQREIQQTEAAYRRLEVSGKLSTSELSGASDLARSRITRLAGELAKVSDGSVQPRITLKDGATAGLKNIELQAEKTAKKITEASAAAAKKSASETESSTSQQRASYERLSRAREVLGVRSERAIQREIQQVEAAYKRLESSGTMSQDALARVADKTREKITRLTNEMGKLTAEQKKVTQEAERFERINSRLRTGVAVGAGVAAAGYTLSSPAKAAMSFDERLAGMANTAYAERDAAGRKVGMKELEAVINRSTQPGIGGGTREQAAEALDAMIAKNTLGYQRSVEFLPTVMRTASGAGADPTQISNLASVLVGQKVVSNDRELKTALNMITAAGQAGGFEIKDMARWLSQQMPLAGKAGMMGLDGLQKVLAMNQASVLTAGTTDEAGNNVRNLLAKLASKDTATDFEKAGRGDLTTYMMNQRLKGNDAVTAWMSIIDSEAEKDPRLKAAIAKLNETKDKGEQAQILESIKALSEGGVIGKYFQDMQAVGALMGLRNKDVVGNVDAAVSRNRKEYGVNDVNYEVMSGTASFQVRAAEQAKDSAQKSAMDGLTPAIGRTAAMFTDIANKHPVLIGATTLATGALAALATAAGLSSLALGGKENAIARTASKYMPAIGKTARAGGVGVAALAGGYALDKAFGEESAISRYGSSALTGASFGALFGGPIGAAVGGGLGLAFEGIKDLLKPAEQKPVDVNAKMTVGLAPGLVLQSQSMQSSGPVKSVMNTGNMWGIP
- a CDS encoding phage tail assembly protein, which produces MKLNHPITFGKSTITELKFRDHPIASDYLSFDRRGGVAQRIALIASLTGMDEAVIGRLHGVDYRRAEAMAEKMMEDDETEALTDEALFPKPKTPEQEAAEKKSLES
- a CDS encoding phage tail tube protein; the protein is MQINNIRTVSAPSVGKLPLADKPGTFTPSGKKREHKPGRLASDGGYTESEVAAKLELNLNLLPGVNAQALNNIKDEDVTVRLADGSVHLMSLAFVADPVPVDGGESKMTIMSNVSERIA
- a CDS encoding phage tail protein — encoded protein: MISIPQLPAALRYPGAYIVVDGSQAGLGGDIPAVLLVGQKLATGTAPAGEVTRLAGVQDAINKAGAGSMLAQMAAKYRAVDPALDLYMLPYADLVAGVAATGTITPTAAPTANGTLALYIAGKIINVAVTPVMTTAAVATAIVAAITAAGNDIPVTAAAVAAVVTLTARHKGTCGNAIDVRTNLYGETTPAGLALTLVAMTGGAGDPVPGNLSAMLGQQRWYRYVALGINDAATLAAWHAESQTRYLPPIQAGFRAFTTFRGDYATAAAFGVTKNYEHISNLSIELNPTTTWEAAAIVCAAAAPRLVNNPVESLEGTPLPGMLGVSNHDWTNANSLLFKGMSLMSVAKDGSCFIKRLISMYQFRPDGSADDAFLDINTAEVMERIRYEQRIGAIKRFTGSAAAKSNEGYRPGLRITTVDDVRAYLLSLYQNTLLREYGWVQEYGYYKDTLVVEQHPTDPSRFNFADQPVLLSPYYILAGVGQFRKAV
- a CDS encoding phage tail terminator protein produces the protein MISLKPIILMLTDKPVWFGGLWFRKVDGAAAYAKIRPDALPLPAAWVVRSADKGEPIGERLDSDEPEFDVVIAIENARGHEPGETDEQLLKYRQAVYRLLRGEEGAPDTRPIKWRGGRVIEYTEDDLYWADRYSFEGVINNYLPDPAGFNSINRTGGTL
- a CDS encoding phage protein Gp36 family protein, with translation MPFATRSDLLARSNARRLAQLAVPADVQMPPVDALRVAIEGGDLSALTSEEHASITLALSAIDGALVDAAELLVSYRIPATSSSPLIARLCSTIAMHYLQGAERMTDDVKNAYEAAVATLKAHAEGKLNLLPVSVAEAALPEDQVIFSSSPRRYGSTVPDSGW